A region of the Pseudomonas silesiensis genome:
GGTTGTTCAGCGGCGGTGTCCAGAACCGGTTCGATCGCGGGTTGCTGGACGACTTCGGGTTCTACCGGATCGTTCCATGGCAGGTCGACGACGGTGTCGACCGCTACCGCCTCGATTACCGGCTCGGGCACGGCTATCGGTGCAACCGCTTCCGGCACCGGAGCTGGAGCTGGAGTTGGAGCAGCCGCTACCGACGCAACCGCCGGTGCAACCGGTGCCGAAACGACCGGTGCAACTGCCGCAGGCACGACCGGTGCAGCCACTCGCGCGGCAGCCACTGAATGGGCGGAATCAACTGTGGCCTGGCTGATCCCTACTGTCTTTAGCGGCTGCCTCGGAGCGTCCTCGGTGTCTGCCGGCCTGAAGGCGAGCATGCGCAGCAGGACCATTTCGAAACCACCCCGGGGATCCGGCGCCAGCGGCAGATCGCGGCGACCGATCAGGCCCATCTGGTAGTAGAACTGTACGTCTTCGGCCGGCAGGGCCTGGGCCAGTGCCAACACCCGATCACGGTCGCCGTGACCGTTGTCGACGCCTTCAGGCAAGGCCTGGGCGATGGCGACACGGTGCAGCACATTGAGAATTTCCGAGAGCACGCCATTCCAGTCCGGGCCCTGTTCGGCCAGGTGCCGCACGGCTTCGAGCAACGCCTTGGCGTCACCCTCGATCAGCGCATGCAAGACGTCGTAGACCTGACCGTGATCGAGCGTGCCGAGCATGGCCCGCACGTCGGCGGCCATGACCTTGCCCTCACCGAACGCGATCGCCTGGTCGGTCAGGCTCATGGCATCACGCATCGACCCATCGGCGGCGCGGCCCAGCAACCACAGCGCATCGTCTTCGAACGGCACGTTCTCGACACTCAGCACGTGGGTCAAATGCTCGACCACGCGCTCCGGCGTCATGTTTTTCAGGGAGAACTGCAGGCACCGCGACAGAATCGTTGCAGGAAGTTTCTGCGGGTCGGTGGTGGCCAGGATGAACTTGACGTAGGGCGGCGGCTCTTCGAGAGTCTTCAACAGCGCGTTGAAAGAATGGCTGGACAGCATGTGCACTTCGTCGATCAGGTAGACCTTGAAGCGCCCGCGGCTCGGCGCGTACTGCACGTTGTCGAGCAGCTCGCGGGTATCCTCGACCTTGGTCCGGCTCGCGGCGTCGATCTCGATCAGGTCGACGAAACGGCCTTCATCGATCTCACGGCACACCGAGCACTCGCCGCAAGGCGTCGATGTGATACCTGTTTCACAGTTCAGGCATTTGGCGATGATCCGCGCAATGGTGGTCTTGCCCACGCCGCGGGTACCGGTGAACAGATAGGCATGGTGCAACCGTTGGCTGTCCAAGGCATTGATCAGAGCCTTGAGCACATGGGTCTGGCCGACCATTTCGCCGAACGAGCGCGGGCGCCATTTACGTGCAAGAACCTGATAACTCATGGAAAACCGTCGCAACGAAGGAACACAAGCGGCTAATGCTAGCGGAGCAAGGCCAAAATTGCATCCGGTGCGCTCGTCTAATCTGGCTAAGATGCACTTTGGGGGGCTTTTATCAGCCAGGGATTGTTCAGGACCGGAGCGTTTATGCGGCTTGCCTTGGGGGCATGGCTCTTGATGAGCCTGAGTGCGGCGGGCGCCGAAATGCCGCTGCGCTTCGTGGTGCCCGACAGTTGGGCAATGCCGATGATCCAACTGGAACGCGGCCGCCCGACCCAGGGCATTCTGCACGACGTGATGGTCAGCCTGGCGACCCAGGTCGGGGTACCGGCCGAATTTCACGTATTGCCCCGGGCACGGGTGCAAAATGCCATGGAACACGGCGAAGTCGACGTCCGCTGCTATGCGGCGCAGTCCTGGCAGCCGAATCAGTCCTGCGACTACATCTGGAGCATCCCGCTCTGGACCCAGCCCGACGTGCTGATCAGCCGGCCCGCCCCATTCATCCTCGTGGTGCCGGCGCAGTTGCCACGACAATCCATCGGCACGGTCCATGGCTACAGCTACCCGACCCTGCAACCGCTGTTCGACACAGGCCGGCTGCTGCGCGAAGACGCGCGCAATCAGGAACAGGTGCTGGAAAAACTGCAGGCCGGACGCTATCGCTATGCCGTGAGCAACCAATGGACCCTGGACTGGTTCAATCAGCGTCTGTTGCCCGATCGGCAATTGCAGGGCGTGGCGGTGCTACAGGTGCAGAGTGTCGGTTGCTACGTGCGCAATGATCCGAAAGTGCCTGTGCAGCGCATTTTGCGCACGTTGTTGCAGATGAAAATGTCCGGGGAGATCGATGACATTATCCGGCTTTATGTCGGTGGCGAGCCTGCAAAACCTTGATCTGTGGGAGCGAGCCTGCTCCGGGCGGCTTTCGCCGGCAAGCCGGTCTCGCTCCCACATTTTGATCTTCGTATGCCTGGTAGCGAGGTTCAGGCTGTCTGCTGCAGTACCCGCCATTGCAGCGGCGCAACATACCCTTGCACCCAGGCCGGCACTTCTGCCGGCGGCATCGGCCGCGCTATGCAATGGCCTTGGGCAACGTCGCAACCCAGCCGCAGCAGCAATTCACCCTGCTCGATACTGTCCAGGCCTTCGGCGATCACCTGCCGCCCGAACGCCCGGGCCAGGCCAATGACCGCCGTGGTCAGCGCCAGGTCATCCCGATCATGGAGAATGTCGCGGACAAAGGACTTATCGATCTTGATGGTCTGGGTTCGCAATCGCTTGAGGTAGCTCAGCGACGAATACCCGGTGCCGAAATCCCCCAGTGAAAACTGCACGCCCAAGGCCTGGCAGGCCTGCAGACAGGTACTGACATGCTGAATATTCTCGACCGCCACT
Encoded here:
- the dnaX gene encoding DNA polymerase III subunit gamma/tau yields the protein MSYQVLARKWRPRSFGEMVGQTHVLKALINALDSQRLHHAYLFTGTRGVGKTTIARIIAKCLNCETGITSTPCGECSVCREIDEGRFVDLIEIDAASRTKVEDTRELLDNVQYAPSRGRFKVYLIDEVHMLSSHSFNALLKTLEEPPPYVKFILATTDPQKLPATILSRCLQFSLKNMTPERVVEHLTHVLSVENVPFEDDALWLLGRAADGSMRDAMSLTDQAIAFGEGKVMAADVRAMLGTLDHGQVYDVLHALIEGDAKALLEAVRHLAEQGPDWNGVLSEILNVLHRVAIAQALPEGVDNGHGDRDRVLALAQALPAEDVQFYYQMGLIGRRDLPLAPDPRGGFEMVLLRMLAFRPADTEDAPRQPLKTVGISQATVDSAHSVAAARVAAPVVPAAVAPVVSAPVAPAVASVAAAPTPAPAPVPEAVAPIAVPEPVIEAVAVDTVVDLPWNDPVEPEVVQQPAIEPVLDTAAEQPELPPMPLPTPDSVVPDAPEWAAAPIPEPSVSEVDAATPGMDLDDEPPLDEDYIEPDMDSSYSYLDELASEHAAEPAPEPEPEPAAMPATGLALQWLELFPKLPISGMTGSIAANCTLIAVDGDNWLLHLDPAHSALFNATQQRRLNDALNQHHGRTLTLTMELIKPEQETPAQAASRRRANRQREAEESIHGDPFIQQMMQQFGAVVRNDTIEPVEALVSQG
- a CDS encoding substrate-binding periplasmic protein; translated protein: MRLALGAWLLMSLSAAGAEMPLRFVVPDSWAMPMIQLERGRPTQGILHDVMVSLATQVGVPAEFHVLPRARVQNAMEHGEVDVRCYAAQSWQPNQSCDYIWSIPLWTQPDVLISRPAPFILVVPAQLPRQSIGTVHGYSYPTLQPLFDTGRLLREDARNQEQVLEKLQAGRYRYAVSNQWTLDWFNQRLLPDRQLQGVAVLQVQSVGCYVRNDPKVPVQRILRTLLQMKMSGEIDDIIRLYVGGEPAKP